Proteins encoded by one window of Polaribacter haliotis:
- the lptB gene encoding LPS export ABC transporter ATP-binding protein: protein MILRADNIQKIYGSRKVVKGISLEVQQGEIIGLLGPNGAGKTTSFYMIVGMVKPNAGHIYLNDEEITEDAMYKRAQKGIGYLAQEASVFRKLSVEDNIMSVLQFTGLSKKEQKIKLESLIEEFNIGHVRKNRGDLLSGGERRRTEIARCLASDPNFILLDEPFAGVDPIAVEDIQSIVAQLKNKNIGILITDHDVQATLAITDKTYLMYNGGILKEGTPEELAADEMVRKVYLGKDFELKKSRFFNN, encoded by the coding sequence ATGATTTTAAGAGCAGATAACATTCAAAAAATTTACGGAAGTAGAAAAGTAGTTAAAGGAATTTCCTTGGAAGTTCAGCAAGGTGAAATTATTGGACTTTTAGGTCCAAATGGCGCTGGAAAAACGACTTCTTTCTACATGATTGTTGGAATGGTAAAGCCAAATGCTGGTCATATTTATTTGAATGACGAAGAAATAACTGAAGATGCCATGTACAAACGTGCGCAAAAAGGAATTGGTTATTTGGCACAAGAAGCTTCTGTTTTTAGAAAGTTATCTGTGGAAGACAACATTATGTCTGTCTTACAATTTACTGGGTTATCTAAAAAAGAACAGAAAATAAAACTAGAGTCCTTAATAGAAGAGTTTAATATTGGTCACGTTCGCAAAAACAGAGGAGATTTATTATCTGGAGGAGAAAGACGTAGAACAGAAATTGCTCGTTGTTTAGCTTCTGACCCAAATTTTATTTTGTTAGATGAACCTTTTGCAGGTGTAGATCCTATTGCTGTAGAAGATATACAAAGTATTGTGGCGCAATTAAAAAATAAAAATATTGGTATTTTAATAACCGACCACGATGTACAAGCAACTTTGGCAATTACAGATAAAACCTATTTAATGTATAATGGAGGAATTTTAAAAGAAGGAACTCCAGAAGAATTGGCTGCAGACGAAATGGTTCGTAAAGTTTATTTAGGAAAAGATTTCGAATTGAAAAAGAGTCGTTTTTTTAATAATTAA
- a CDS encoding sensor histidine kinase — translation MKFIFILFFSIQSQINTVINYLKVNNFKGANEFILTNDLSYELKNDLNTLMLLNKNIGTISIPKLLLKGDNKKLEYRYLYYLNKGLIEYHNNDNPLEAYNNLIKSLEIGKSIKNRVFILESIRNILIIYCNQGHLLNDKYYKDFLLEYKLNIINSIDFAFYKYFSFKLNLIEKQYKDISYSKYLDTKTYISNIGFNYLSSLQNISNASFQFHIKKNIDSAFHFLTIPNYLNKKFPIEKLVIDKINLNKAKYYLEIDSTKESKRILNLVQLPKKGYLNKNAHIYFLDRKWKLFEKLGDRDSSLIYSNKYLNSSFLAKHYETQHLISDSKTKENTAKKEKEISEEKQKNKQKENLLIASIISLILGTIIALQFLKNSKRKRKLAEQEKELETQKNLTLLKEQEITTINAMVDGQEKERKRIAEDLHDNLGSVLATLKLHFENLQMNKEKKKINQEELFNKTESLIDEAYLKVRSIAHAKNAGVIANQGLLTAVQMMAEKISSADKINIEVIHFGLDKRLENSLEITVFRIIQELITNIIKHAEAKNATINISLYDKNLNIIIEDNGKGFNVKKVNLKDGMGISSIKTRVEHLKGAFEIDATIGKGSSIIIDIPIE, via the coding sequence TTGAAATTTATATTTATATTATTTTTTAGTATTCAATCACAAATAAATACTGTAATAAATTATTTAAAAGTTAATAATTTTAAAGGTGCTAATGAGTTTATTTTAACAAATGATCTCTCTTATGAATTAAAAAACGACTTAAATACTTTAATGCTTTTAAATAAAAATATTGGTACTATATCTATTCCTAAATTGTTATTAAAAGGAGATAATAAAAAATTAGAGTACAGATACTTATATTATTTGAACAAGGGATTAATTGAATATCATAATAATGATAATCCTCTTGAAGCTTATAATAATTTAATAAAAAGTTTAGAAATAGGTAAATCCATAAAGAATAGGGTTTTTATTTTAGAAAGCATTAGGAATATTTTGATCATTTATTGTAATCAAGGCCATTTATTAAACGATAAATATTATAAGGATTTTCTCTTAGAGTATAAATTGAATATAATTAATAGTATTGATTTTGCGTTTTATAAATATTTCAGTTTTAAACTTAATTTAATAGAAAAACAATACAAAGATATTTCATATTCTAAATACTTAGATACTAAAACTTATATAAGTAATATAGGTTTTAATTATTTAAGTTCATTACAAAATATATCAAATGCAAGTTTTCAATTTCACATAAAAAAAAATATTGATAGTGCATTTCATTTTTTAACTATACCAAACTATTTAAATAAAAAATTTCCAATAGAAAAATTAGTAATTGATAAAATCAATTTAAATAAGGCAAAATATTATTTAGAAATTGATTCAACTAAAGAGTCAAAAAGAATCTTAAATTTAGTACAGCTTCCTAAAAAAGGATATTTAAACAAAAATGCGCACATTTATTTTTTAGACAGAAAATGGAAACTTTTTGAAAAACTTGGAGATAGAGATAGTTCGTTAATTTACTCTAATAAGTACCTAAATAGTAGTTTTTTAGCTAAACACTATGAAACTCAACATTTAATTTCAGACTCTAAAACCAAAGAAAATACAGCCAAAAAAGAAAAAGAAATCTCAGAGGAGAAACAAAAAAACAAGCAAAAAGAAAATCTTTTAATTGCATCAATTATATCATTAATTTTAGGAACCATAATAGCTCTACAATTTCTAAAAAACTCCAAAAGAAAAAGAAAACTTGCAGAACAAGAAAAAGAATTAGAAACCCAGAAAAACCTAACCCTGTTAAAAGAGCAAGAAATTACAACTATAAATGCTATGGTAGATGGACAAGAAAAAGAACGCAAACGAATTGCAGAAGATTTGCATGATAATTTAGGTTCTGTTTTAGCAACTTTAAAATTGCATTTCGAGAATCTTCAAATGAATAAAGAGAAGAAAAAAATAAACCAAGAAGAATTATTTAATAAAACCGAGAGCTTAATAGATGAAGCTTATTTAAAAGTAAGAAGTATTGCGCATGCCAAAAATGCTGGTGTAATTGCAAACCAAGGTTTGTTAACAGCTGTGCAAATGATGGCAGAAAAAATATCTTCCGCAGATAAAATTAATATAGAAGTTATCCATTTTGGCTTAGACAAGCGTTTAGAAAATAGTTTAGAAATTACTGTTTTTCGAATTATTCAAGAGTTAATTACCAATATTATAAAACATGCTGAAGCTAAAAATGCAACTATTAATATTTCCTTATATGATAAAAATCTAAATATTATTATAGAAGATAATGGTAAAGGATTTAATGTGAAGAAGGTAAATCTAAAAGATGGAATGGGAATAAGCTCCATAAAAACAAGAGTAGAACATTTAAAAGGAGCTTTTGAAATAGATGCTACTATTGGTAAAGGTAGTTCTATTATTATAGATATTCCTATTGAATAA
- a CDS encoding glyoxalase, which yields MEIKQQFKSVRSFIGAKNFDESQNFYKDLGFTELVLSENMSYFKIDEKLGFYLQKAYVKDWVDNSMLFLEIENLKEYLSELKSKKLTEKYSNVRLSEIVVNDWGNEFFLHDPSGILWHIGNFN from the coding sequence ATGGAAATAAAGCAACAGTTTAAATCGGTTCGAAGTTTTATTGGCGCAAAAAATTTCGATGAATCTCAAAATTTTTATAAAGATTTAGGTTTTACAGAACTCGTTTTATCAGAAAACATGTCTTATTTTAAGATTGATGAGAAACTGGGTTTTTACCTTCAAAAAGCGTACGTAAAAGATTGGGTAGATAATTCTATGTTATTCCTAGAAATTGAAAATTTAAAAGAATATTTATCAGAATTAAAATCAAAAAAACTAACTGAAAAGTATTCGAATGTTAGGCTTTCCGAAATTGTAGTAAACGATTGGGGAAATGAGTTTTTTCTGCACGATCCTTCAGGTATCTTGTGGCATATTGGAAATTTCAACTAA
- a CDS encoding CDP-alcohol phosphatidyltransferase family protein, whose amino-acid sequence MKKHIPNLLTLSNLFCGVLATIFAVEGNFGLAGLLVVIGIFFDFFDGFAARLLNVSGELGKQLDSLADMVTSGVVPGIIMLKLFQINIFNTPHSFFDDSILGFSLIGLILTLGACYRLAKFNIDTRQSESFIGLPTPAMSLFVISLPIIQTTTDFEFVKSLISNNYFLIAITIILTYLMNAEIPLFSLKFKEYSFKNNVIKYLFLLISLMMIITLQYLSIPLIIILYVILSVISNYGNKATV is encoded by the coding sequence ATGAAAAAACACATTCCTAACTTATTAACCCTAAGTAATCTTTTTTGTGGAGTTCTTGCAACAATCTTTGCAGTAGAGGGTAATTTTGGTTTGGCTGGATTATTAGTTGTAATAGGTATCTTTTTTGATTTTTTTGATGGATTTGCTGCACGTTTACTAAATGTTTCAGGAGAATTAGGAAAACAGTTAGATTCTTTAGCAGATATGGTTACAAGTGGTGTTGTGCCCGGAATTATTATGTTGAAATTATTTCAAATTAATATTTTTAATACACCTCATTCTTTTTTCGATGATTCAATTTTAGGGTTTTCATTAATTGGATTAATATTAACCTTAGGAGCTTGTTATAGATTAGCAAAATTCAATATAGATACAAGACAATCGGAATCTTTTATAGGTTTGCCAACGCCAGCTATGAGTTTATTTGTAATTTCTTTACCAATAATTCAAACAACGACAGATTTTGAGTTTGTTAAAAGTTTAATTTCTAACAATTATTTTTTAATTGCAATTACAATTATTCTTACTTATTTAATGAATGCTGAAATTCCTTTGTTTTCATTAAAATTTAAAGAATATTCTTTTAAAAACAACGTGATAAAGTATTTGTTTTTATTGATTTCTTTAATGATGATAATTACCCTTCAATATTTGTCAATACCTTTAATAATAATTCTTTACGTAATTTTATCAGTAATTAGTAATTATGGAAATAAAGCAACAGTTTAA
- a CDS encoding PorV/PorQ family protein — protein sequence MKNRILLFFLLITSLLNAQAFRNYSNEFLNIGVDAGALGMSKSVVATTNNVNAIYWNPAGLVGIQDYQGSLMHASYFAGIANYNHAAFAMPIDKESAIGISLIRFGVDDILNTTELIDSQGNIDYNRISLFSAADYAFNIAYARNLIFKDVKFGVNAKIVRRIIGEFASSWGFGFDAGIQFERNDWHFGVMVRDITTTFNSWAINEEEYNKIKDAIPGENQELPQSTEITKPKLQVGVAREWRIGRFFNLLSEVDLNVRFAKTNDIFSSKYASIDPAAGFQLDYDKIVYLRAGIGNFQYITEFDNSKSMSLQPNFGVGFNYRGIQVDYALTNIGSVGNALYSNIFSITFDYNFLRP from the coding sequence TTGAAAAATAGAATTTTACTTTTTTTCTTATTAATTACATCACTTTTAAATGCACAAGCATTTAGAAATTATTCTAATGAATTTTTAAATATTGGTGTAGATGCTGGTGCATTAGGTATGAGCAAATCTGTAGTTGCAACTACAAACAATGTAAATGCAATTTACTGGAACCCAGCAGGTTTAGTTGGCATACAAGATTACCAAGGTTCTTTAATGCATGCTTCTTATTTTGCAGGTATTGCAAATTACAATCATGCCGCTTTTGCAATGCCAATTGATAAAGAAAGCGCGATTGGAATTTCTTTAATTCGCTTTGGAGTAGATGATATTTTAAACACAACCGAATTAATTGATAGCCAAGGTAATATCGATTATAATAGAATTAGTCTTTTTTCTGCTGCAGATTATGCGTTTAACATTGCCTATGCTCGAAATTTAATTTTTAAAGATGTTAAATTTGGTGTAAATGCTAAAATTGTACGCAGAATTATTGGTGAATTTGCAAGTTCTTGGGGGTTTGGTTTTGATGCTGGAATTCAGTTTGAGAGAAATGATTGGCATTTTGGAGTAATGGTTAGAGATATTACTACAACTTTTAATAGTTGGGCTATTAACGAGGAAGAGTACAATAAAATTAAAGATGCAATTCCTGGAGAAAACCAAGAATTACCCCAATCTACAGAAATTACAAAACCAAAATTACAAGTTGGAGTTGCTAGAGAATGGAGAATTGGACGTTTTTTTAATTTATTATCGGAAGTAGATTTAAATGTTCGTTTTGCAAAAACAAACGATATTTTTTCTTCTAAATATGCAAGTATAGATCCTGCAGCTGGTTTTCAACTAGATTACGATAAAATTGTTTATTTACGAGCTGGAATTGGAAACTTCCAATATATAACTGAGTTTGATAATTCTAAATCTATGTCTTTGCAGCCAAATTTTGGTGTTGGTTTTAACTATCGAGGAATTCAAGTAGATTACGCACTTACAAATATTGGGAGTGTTGGAAATGCACTGTATTCCAATATTTTTTCAATTACTTTCGATTACAACTTTTTAAGACCTTAA
- a CDS encoding response regulator translates to MITIIMAEDHQMLIDGVKSFFEYDDNINIIGTVNNGEDLVKLVSLKKPKMVITDIRMPRMDGIEATSIIKKQFPNINVLAMTMFDQPDAIKQMLDAGATGYILKNSGIKMLSKAIVAVSSGETFFDPNVAFNFMNSYIDDNITIGKTDKVVLSNREKEILHLIANGKTSKEIASDLFLAKTTIDTHRKNMIRKLNLSSGSELVKYAIDKKYQF, encoded by the coding sequence ATGATAACAATAATAATGGCAGAAGATCACCAAATGTTAATTGATGGTGTAAAATCTTTCTTTGAATATGACGATAATATCAATATTATTGGTACTGTTAATAATGGAGAAGATTTAGTAAAGCTAGTTTCTTTAAAAAAACCAAAAATGGTAATTACAGATATTAGAATGCCAAGAATGGATGGTATTGAAGCTACTAGTATTATAAAAAAACAGTTTCCGAATATTAACGTTTTAGCCATGACAATGTTCGACCAACCAGATGCCATTAAACAAATGTTAGATGCTGGTGCAACAGGTTATATTTTAAAAAATTCTGGAATAAAAATGTTGTCTAAAGCTATTGTAGCAGTTTCTAGTGGAGAAACATTTTTCGACCCAAATGTTGCCTTCAATTTTATGAATAGTTATATAGATGATAATATAACAATCGGAAAGACAGATAAAGTTGTTTTATCTAATAGAGAAAAAGAGATTTTACATTTAATTGCAAATGGAAAAACTTCTAAAGAAATCGCATCAGATTTATTCCTAGCAAAAACAACTATAGATACCCATCGTAAAAACATGATACGTAAACTAAACTTATCTTCTGGTAGTGAATTAGTTAAATATGCTATTGATAAAAAATATCAGTTTTAA
- a CDS encoding KpsF/GutQ family sugar-phosphate isomerase, giving the protein MKNSKSIISIAKETILTESKAIANLANLLDTNFEDAVNFILNSNGRVIVTGIGKSANIATKIVATFNSTGTPAIFMHAADAIHGDLGNVQENDVVICISKSGNTPEIKVLVPLIKNYGNKIIAITGNVDSFLGKNADFPLNTFVEKEACPNNLAPTTSTTAQLVMGDALAVCLQDLRGFSSKDFAKYHPGGALGKRLYLRVADLIKNNETPKVSINDSVVNVIVEISEKRLGVTAVLDTNKLVGIITDGDIRRMLTKTTDFSDFTAKDIMGSNPKTIHKDAMAIEALDKLESNSITQILVVDDKNNYVGVVHLHDLIKEGIF; this is encoded by the coding sequence TTGAAAAATTCGAAATCTATAATTTCTATTGCAAAAGAGACTATTCTAACTGAAAGTAAAGCTATTGCCAATTTAGCAAACCTATTGGATACTAATTTCGAAGACGCTGTTAATTTTATATTAAATTCAAACGGAAGAGTAATTGTAACCGGAATTGGAAAAAGCGCTAACATTGCAACTAAAATTGTGGCAACCTTTAATTCTACTGGAACTCCTGCAATTTTTATGCATGCAGCAGACGCTATTCATGGAGATTTAGGAAATGTGCAAGAAAACGATGTGGTTATTTGTATTTCTAAAAGCGGAAATACACCAGAAATTAAAGTTTTAGTTCCGTTAATTAAAAATTATGGAAATAAAATAATCGCAATTACAGGAAATGTAGATTCTTTCTTAGGTAAAAATGCAGATTTTCCTTTAAATACTTTTGTAGAAAAAGAAGCCTGCCCTAATAATTTAGCACCAACTACAAGTACAACAGCCCAATTAGTTATGGGTGATGCATTAGCTGTTTGTTTACAAGATTTAAGAGGGTTTTCGAGTAAAGATTTTGCAAAATACCATCCAGGAGGTGCTCTAGGAAAACGTTTATATTTAAGAGTTGCAGACTTAATTAAAAATAACGAAACTCCTAAAGTTTCTATAAATGATTCTGTAGTAAATGTAATTGTAGAAATTTCCGAAAAACGTTTAGGAGTTACTGCTGTTTTAGACACGAATAAATTAGTAGGAATTATTACTGATGGAGATATTCGAAGAATGCTAACAAAAACGACAGATTTTAGCGATTTTACAGCTAAAGATATTATGGGTTCTAACCCAAAAACAATTCATAAAGATGCAATGGCGATTGAAGCTTTAGACAAATTAGAAAGCAATAGTATTACTCAAATTTTAGTGGTTGACGATAAAAACAACTATGTAGGTGTAGTTCATTTACATGATTTAATTAAAGAAGGAATTTTCTAA
- a CDS encoding ATP-dependent DNA helicase RecQ, protein MDLHGPLKKFFGFSKFKGLQEQVITSIANNQNTFVIMPTGGGKSLCYQLPALMKEGTAIVVSPLIALMKNQVDAIRGISENDGVAHVLNSSLNKSEVAQVKEDIANGITKLLYVAPESLIKEEYVTFLRTQKISFVAIDEAHCISEWGHDFRPEYRNLRHIIKAIDNVPVICLTATATEKVQEDILKTLGITDANRFKASFNRANLFYEVRPKTTDVEKDIIRFVKQRMGKSGIIYCLSRKKVEEVAQILQVNGINAVPYHAGLDAKTRVKHQDMFLMEDCDVVVATIAFGMGIDKPDVRYVIHHDIPKSLESYYQETGRAGRDDGEGYCLAFYAYKDIEKLEKFMASKPVAEQEIGHALLQEVVGYAETSMNRRKYLLHYFGEEFDEVNGDGADMDDNSRSPKKKHEAKDDVVKILSVVKNTLQKYKAKEVVNTIIGKENALLTSHKTHLQPFFGIGKDKSAAYWMALIRQILVVNFIRKEIEQYGVVKLEKAGEEFLKKPTSFMMTEDHSYSAENDNAIVSNAKSSGAAADEKLIKILKDLRKKVASKTGVPPFAIFQDPSLEDMALKYPINLEELSKVHGVGEGKARKFGKEFVKLIETYVNENDVLRPDDLIVKSTGVNSGMKLYIIQNTDRKLPLEDIAKSKGKEMNDLIKEMEAIIYSGTKLNIDYALDDLLDEDQQEEIHEYFMEAESDSIQDALDEFDGDYDEEELRLMRIKFINEVGN, encoded by the coding sequence ATGGATTTACATGGTCCTTTAAAAAAGTTTTTTGGTTTTAGTAAATTTAAAGGTTTACAAGAACAAGTTATAACTAGTATTGCAAACAATCAAAACACATTTGTTATCATGCCTACTGGTGGTGGTAAATCTTTATGTTATCAGTTGCCAGCATTAATGAAAGAAGGTACAGCCATTGTGGTTTCTCCTTTAATTGCATTGATGAAAAATCAGGTAGATGCCATAAGAGGAATTTCCGAAAATGATGGTGTTGCGCACGTTTTAAACTCTTCTTTAAATAAAAGTGAAGTTGCTCAGGTAAAAGAAGACATTGCAAATGGCATTACAAAATTGCTATATGTTGCACCAGAATCTTTAATAAAAGAAGAATATGTAACTTTTTTACGTACTCAAAAAATCTCTTTTGTTGCGATTGATGAAGCACATTGTATTTCTGAATGGGGTCATGATTTTAGACCAGAATACAGAAATTTGCGTCATATTATTAAAGCAATAGACAATGTTCCTGTAATTTGTTTAACAGCAACTGCCACAGAAAAAGTTCAAGAAGATATTTTAAAAACTTTAGGTATTACAGATGCTAATAGATTTAAAGCGTCTTTTAATAGAGCGAATTTATTTTACGAAGTACGTCCAAAAACTACAGATGTAGAAAAAGATATTATCCGTTTTGTAAAACAAAGAATGGGTAAATCTGGTATTATCTATTGTTTAAGTAGAAAAAAAGTAGAAGAAGTTGCACAAATATTACAAGTTAATGGAATAAATGCAGTCCCTTATCATGCAGGTTTAGATGCAAAAACGAGAGTAAAACATCAAGACATGTTTTTAATGGAAGATTGCGATGTTGTAGTTGCAACCATTGCATTTGGTATGGGAATAGATAAGCCAGATGTACGTTATGTAATACATCATGATATTCCTAAAAGTTTAGAAAGTTATTACCAAGAAACTGGAAGAGCAGGAAGAGATGATGGAGAAGGCTATTGTTTGGCTTTTTATGCTTATAAAGATATAGAAAAGTTAGAAAAATTTATGGCGAGTAAACCTGTTGCAGAACAGGAAATTGGGCATGCTTTATTACAAGAAGTAGTGGGTTATGCAGAAACTTCTATGAACAGGCGTAAATACTTGCTACATTATTTTGGAGAAGAATTCGACGAAGTTAATGGCGATGGAGCAGATATGGATGATAATTCTAGAAGTCCAAAGAAAAAACACGAAGCCAAAGACGATGTTGTAAAAATATTATCTGTAGTAAAAAATACACTCCAAAAATATAAAGCAAAGGAAGTTGTAAATACAATTATTGGGAAAGAAAATGCTTTATTAACTTCTCATAAAACACATTTACAGCCATTTTTTGGAATTGGAAAAGATAAATCTGCTGCTTATTGGATGGCATTAATTCGTCAGATTTTGGTCGTGAATTTTATTCGAAAAGAAATAGAACAATATGGAGTTGTAAAATTAGAAAAAGCAGGAGAGGAGTTTTTAAAAAAACCTACTTCTTTTATGATGACAGAAGACCATTCCTATTCTGCTGAAAATGACAATGCAATTGTTTCAAATGCAAAATCTTCTGGAGCGGCTGCAGACGAAAAATTAATAAAAATATTAAAAGATTTAAGGAAAAAAGTGGCTTCTAAAACAGGAGTGCCACCTTTTGCAATTTTTCAAGATCCATCTTTGGAAGATATGGCTTTAAAATACCCTATAAACTTAGAAGAGTTATCTAAAGTTCATGGAGTTGGAGAAGGAAAAGCAAGAAAATTCGGTAAAGAATTCGTTAAATTAATTGAAACTTATGTAAACGAAAACGATGTTTTAAGACCAGATGATTTAATTGTAAAAAGTACAGGTGTAAATTCAGGGATGAAGCTTTACATTATTCAGAATACTGATAGAAAATTACCTTTAGAAGACATTGCAAAATCGAAAGGAAAGGAAATGAATGATTTGATTAAGGAAATGGAGGCAATTATTTATTCTGGAACCAAATTAAATATCGATTATGCTTTGGACGATTTATTGGATGAAGACCAACAAGAGGAAATTCACGAGTATTTCATGGAGGCAGAATCCGACAGTATTCAAGATGCTTTAGACGAATTTGATGGCGATTATGACGAAGAGGAATTGCGTTTAATGCGTATTAAATTTATTAACGAAGTTGGGAATTAA
- the tatC gene encoding twin-arginine translocase subunit TatC, which yields MAEKQKEMSFLGHLEELRWHLVRSAGAIFIIAILLFVFQKQVYEYFLLAHRKPDFVTYQFFCDFFNMLGMDSTFCNVTFKDNLISLKPTQQLMNAIWSSLILGIIISFPYLLWEIWRFVSPGLTKKEVSRSRGFIFIASLLFFLGIAFSFYVIAPISIHFLYNYQITDLIQNNFTMDSHIGLVTNMLLGVSILFELPVLIYFLTKIGLVTPEFLKKYRKHALVVVLILAAIITPPDIASQVIVAIPILILYEISIKVSKMVIKKQKKMHKKVQEFNDYRQKMNDKILASDNKVIKRIFNLDTNAFAEGHLPVKTKELLGLVASAVLRCDDCVQYHLEAAKKNGVSTEEMMETMSIANLIGGTIVIPHLRKAVEYWEALDE from the coding sequence ATGGCAGAAAAACAAAAAGAAATGTCTTTCCTAGGACATCTAGAAGAATTAAGATGGCATTTGGTAAGAAGTGCAGGCGCAATATTTATTATTGCAATATTATTATTTGTATTTCAAAAACAAGTATATGAATATTTTTTGTTAGCACATAGAAAACCAGATTTTGTAACATATCAATTCTTCTGTGATTTCTTTAATATGCTTGGGATGGACAGTACTTTTTGTAATGTTACATTCAAAGATAATTTAATTAGTTTAAAGCCAACTCAACAGTTAATGAATGCCATTTGGTCTTCATTAATATTAGGTATAATTATCTCTTTCCCTTATTTATTATGGGAAATTTGGCGATTTGTATCTCCTGGTTTAACAAAGAAAGAAGTTAGTAGGTCTAGAGGATTTATTTTTATAGCTTCATTATTGTTTTTTCTAGGAATCGCTTTCAGCTTTTATGTAATTGCTCCGATTTCTATTCACTTTTTGTACAATTATCAAATTACAGATTTAATTCAGAATAACTTTACGATGGATTCTCATATTGGACTTGTTACCAATATGTTATTAGGAGTATCAATTTTATTTGAATTACCTGTTTTAATTTATTTTTTAACCAAAATAGGTTTGGTTACTCCAGAATTTTTAAAGAAATATAGAAAACATGCTTTGGTTGTGGTGCTAATTTTAGCTGCAATTATAACGCCTCCAGATATTGCTAGTCAAGTTATTGTAGCAATTCCAATACTTATTTTATATGAAATAAGTATTAAAGTTTCGAAAATGGTGATTAAAAAACAAAAAAAGATGCACAAAAAAGTCCAAGAGTTTAATGATTATCGTCAAAAAATGAACGATAAGATTTTAGCGAGTGATAATAAAGTTATAAAAAGAATATTTAATTTAGATACAAATGCTTTTGCAGAAGGGCATTTGCCAGTAAAAACCAAAGAGCTTTTAGGTTTAGTTGCTTCTGCTGTTTTAAGATGTGATGATTGTGTACAATACCATTTAGAGGCAGCAAAAAAGAACGGCGTTTCTACTGAAGAAATGATGGAAACCATGTCTATCGCCAATTTAATTGGTGGTACAATTGTAATTCCTCATTTACGAAAAGCAGTTGAGTATTGGGAAGCTCTTGATGAGTAA
- a CDS encoding YheT family hydrolase, giving the protein MPIFNSDFSPTLPFKNGHFNTMYRPLFMKDVCTYKRKRITTWDNDFIDLDFSIVGSKTLVLLIHGLEGSSESKYIASNSNYLNSKGIDTVCFNLRGCSGEDNLLLATYHSGKTEDVEFVVNYLLENYNYKNIVLVGFSLGGNLTLKYLGENNKNLPSEIKGGIATSVPVDIASAEIEMEKLKNKLYMEVFFKTMKNKLLEKAHKFPEYQLDKDKLFKATKFKHLEHLYTVPVFGFKNPRDYWEKASSKPYLSKIDRPTLLINAKDDTFLSLDCYPRKEALKSEKFFLEIPKYGGHVGFMSSFNATENNWLEKRIGRFIEENIHIELT; this is encoded by the coding sequence ATGCCAATATTTAATTCGGACTTCTCTCCTACTTTACCATTTAAAAATGGCCATTTTAATACTATGTACAGACCACTTTTTATGAAAGATGTTTGTACCTATAAAAGAAAAAGAATTACAACTTGGGATAACGATTTTATAGATTTAGATTTTTCTATTGTGGGTTCTAAAACCTTGGTTTTATTAATACATGGTTTAGAAGGAAGTTCAGAATCTAAATATATAGCATCAAACTCCAACTATTTAAATTCTAAAGGAATAGATACAGTTTGTTTTAACTTAAGAGGTTGCAGTGGAGAAGACAATTTGTTATTAGCCACCTATCACAGTGGAAAAACAGAAGATGTAGAATTCGTAGTTAATTATCTTTTGGAAAATTATAATTATAAAAATATCGTGTTAGTTGGTTTTAGTTTGGGTGGAAATTTAACTTTAAAATATTTAGGCGAAAACAATAAAAATTTACCTTCGGAAATTAAAGGAGGAATTGCAACATCTGTTCCAGTTGATATTGCTTCTGCAGAAATAGAAATGGAAAAGTTAAAGAATAAATTATATATGGAAGTGTTCTTTAAAACAATGAAAAACAAACTTTTAGAAAAAGCACATAAATTTCCAGAATATCAATTAGATAAAGACAAACTTTTTAAAGCTACAAAATTTAAACATTTAGAACATTTATATACAGTGCCTGTATTTGGTTTTAAAAACCCTCGAGATTATTGGGAAAAAGCAAGTTCAAAGCCCTATTTATCTAAAATAGATAGACCTACATTATTAATTAATGCAAAAGACGATACTTTTTTATCATTAGATTGTTATCCAAGAAAAGAGGCTTTAAAATCTGAAAAATTCTTTTTAGAAATTCCAAAATATGGAGGTCATGTTGGTTTTATGTCTTCTTTTAATGCTACTGAAAACAATTGGTTAGAAAAACGAATTGGTAGATTTATAGAAGAAAACATTCATATTGAACTCACGTAA